In Glycine max cultivar Williams 82 chromosome 4, Glycine_max_v4.0, whole genome shotgun sequence, the genomic stretch TGAACCATTATTAATTAAAGGCAAAAATTTTGGGAGCTTGCAGAGAATTTCTATGTAACTTATTTACGCTCACGAAAGTGCTtgtaatttttagtttattaaataaatccaaataaatACTTACAATTTGATgagtttattaaataaatacttttagttGTGAATTTTAAACCATCCTTACAATGACACAGGAAATATACGAATAATGAAGAGGTTTGAAATTTGGAGTGTGTGTTGatttatcttatgattcttattGTATGTTTCTCGTCTGCCGTATCTTCTTTCTGtttacattttctcctttgttttaGCAGTCAAAGTCTCATTAAGAAATGGCTGTTGAACTAACTGTTTTGACacacattttcttcttcttcaattctTTATACGGAATACGGTAAACGTCTTTGTGGAACTATATAAGTATACTTTATAAAGGTAATGACCGAGTCTTGTGTTACAATATGCATGAACCTTCCTAGTTATTATCATAGATACGAATAACACAAGTGTTTTACATGCTCTCCGTAAGTCCAAAATACATGCATGAAGGCTGACTGAATGCCCAAAGTTGTACATATATAGAGTTTATACAATGCTCAGACCATTTTGTTTCAAGTTCTCGatattataatcaaataaatataattaaatttacctttatattatataatcttttatacctttttttcttctagtgCAATCATGGGAGAGTATTTAGGGGTTAAGAACAAATGACACTCTATTATTGATTATACTATATTATGACACAGCCAAAgacgtaaaaataaaataacatgataaatttaattaacagcaacaataataataaatccaaATTTGGTAATAAATGAACTAATAACAGACAAATTAATACATAACTCTAAACATCTCTacgtaaaatttaaaataacacaaGTAATGTTCGAATATTTGACATGTATTAATCGGTcagttttcaattgaaattttagacTTGTTTCTAGAGTGTTATGAATCCTTGACATTTCGTGGCGTACGTTTGTGTTATATAATTTGGAAGATTTTGAGGAAGTTATGTCATCGTGTCCAGTGAGGGATCTATATGTGAGTGAGAGTGTGCATTTGCatctcttcattttttaaaattcattaaatttgtaaataaaattttatatttttatattttattttatctatatttgtATAAGTGAatccattaatttaattttttaaataaattaatacttgATATACATAGCAAGTTAGATGGCTTGAAATGGGTCAAGTCATCGCACACCATATGACAATAGATAACTTTGAAAAACCTACTTTAATAAattgtatataaatatagaatATAGATACCGGGCAGTGGTTTATTAGATCCCTTGAGTAACACGTTGGTGGAAAcaaaaagttaattttgtatTACCGACCAGTGTTTTATTAGATAGCTTTCacataaaattcatattttatttaaaagttgtCATTTAAATCGACAATAAACtttcacagtaatttttttcccttaatCTCGAAGATTCGAAGTAAAGAATATGAAAATACTACGTACAACAACAGTTAGTTACCATGAATATTAGATTagatcttaaaaatattatatcttataattaagtTAGACTCAAATCTTATAAAGTCTagcataacttttattttagtgtaaaattatcataaaataaactTTCATTAGACTTGTAGGTTAGTTCATgtctttaatttaaaagaagtctatgaaaagtaaataaattagatacaaaacatgtaattttaaccaaagttaaGCTCAAACCTAACATAACTTATGGCCTAACCTATTTTCACTCTTAGTGAAAAGAAATCAGGTCACTCAACAATGATGTAAAATAAATTCGGATAAAACTTTAACAAAAGTCTATTTGATTTAAAAGATCTAACTTGATGTTATTTAAAAGGACATTTGAGTCTAACAAGatgacttattttaaaaaatatataattacttttatttttatagtgtttatatatattttttcttttaaaatattaagcaTGTTAGCCTACGTAAAAAAGTTAAGCCTGTATGTTATTTAGAGGAAGAATTTATGTTCTATTTAGAAACCTTATTACTAAGTTTTTAAGTAACTTATCATGAAAGCCATCTTAAAATAGattcatatcatataaacaagctAGTCAAACTAAATTAGTACTATAATACATAGTTTTAATTATCGTAATCAGTTAGACATAACTAAaatctttttccttaaaaaaaactaaaatctttaatgaaataaatatttttaattataataaaaataaaactcagaATAAATAACATGCAATACTTAAccttaaattcattttaaagaaGACACCTATTTAACAAAGGTTTCCACTACGGCCAAGAAGGTCAGAAAATTTTGAATGTGCTAGAACTGAAACTTGGTCTAAAGTTAACGAGACATCAACTTTGCACTTAAAATGTGAAACTGTTCCCAATCCTTCTTACCACGTCATTTTCCTAAGTCTGATATATATCTAGCACTTCCTAACAACTAACAGAAATGGGAAATTTACAAAGAAGCAAATTAATAAAGTATCTAGCTAGATAAATATTTAAGGAATTAATACATATAACAAAATCATAAGATACATACATAGTTTCAAGTACTAATAAAGGACAATGCTTCTCCAAAATTCTTAGCCTTAATCCCAATATACTCCTTCACAGTCACATCACGAAAACGAGCAACAGAGTGAACCAAAGGAGAAACTACATAATCCATCGGTGGAGAATAGAAATAAGCCACAGAGTAACGTTCCCATGTCCTATTCACCGTTACGCGGTGAAGTGCACAGCGAAACCTTGCGTTGGAAATGATGTGCAAGAGATCGCCTGTGTGCACGACCAGGGTATTAGGGTGAGGGTGCACAGGAACCCACCCTTTTCCTTCCTTGAAGATTTGAAGACCAGTGATTTGACTTTGGTGAAGAATTGTGAAGAGAGAAGTGTCGGTGTGAGGGGCTAAGCCCATGGCTCGGTTTGGCTCGGGACAACTTGGGTAGAAATTTAACTGAACAGCTTCACTTATGTTGCTTGCACCAACccactttcttttttcctcaCTTATGTCCATTAAGTTGAATATCATCTCTGTTAGTCTATCCGCTAGAACCTTCATTTGCTTCTCATAATTCTCCATCAAATCACtgcacaattaattaattagttcgtacactaatattatataattgtttGTGCCATGCATTACATGGAATTTAAATAGGACAcaacttaataaaatattatctcgATTCTTTTAATGACTTTGTTTCAATTCTTATAAAAAGACCAGAAATAGTATGTTATTATAATTCAAATCcacaatttttctttctaaatggtATTTTCATCTTGATAGTTTAAATTGATACTAATTTTGTTAGGAGAATAGCAACAAAAATAGTAATGTTGCTAGACACAGGTTCTGTATATTCTCTGCCAggctaaatttaatttatttgagagTTTGTCTTTATTAGCTTATGCAATATTCTAACGATAAGTTTATTACTTCTAGAGTTGAAGTTTTCAAAACTTTTGCTAACTACTTGATTTTACCGGAAAACGACCTCTAAACCTTAGTTTTCACAAGAAAGTTTATTGTATACCATGTGGTATAGTTagattagtttaatttaatcatgTACAGTTTATAGAATTAAGGACAACA encodes the following:
- the GA3OX1 gene encoding gibberellin 3-beta-dioxygenase 1 — encoded protein: MNTLSEAYKAHPLHLSHIIPLDFSSALSLPDSHAWPHCQPNDDASSSSSSSSIPIIDLMDPNAMDLIGHACEKWGAFQLKNHGIPFGVIEDVEEEAKRLFALPTEQKLKALRSPGGATGYGRARISPFFPKFMWHEGFTIIGSPSHDAKKIWPNDYARFCDLMENYEKQMKVLADRLTEMIFNLMDISEEKRKWVGASNISEAVQLNFYPSCPEPNRAMGLAPHTDTSLFTILHQSQITGLQIFKEGKGWVPVHPHPNTLVVHTGDLLHIISNARFRCALHRVTVNRTWERYSVAYFYSPPMDYVVSPLVHSVARFRDVTVKEYIGIKAKNFGEALSFIST